The following are encoded in a window of Brevibacillus sp. DP1.3A genomic DNA:
- a CDS encoding aldo/keto reductase, whose translation MATHITDHSVLNNGVKMPWLGLGVWKAKDGNETLAVRSAIEAGYRSIDTAAIYGNEAGVGEGIRQAGIDRDQLFITTKVWNADQGYESTLSAFDESMKKLGTDTLDLYLIHWPVKGKYVDTWRALEKLYRDGYVRAIGVSNFHSHHLEDLRQHSEIIPVVNQVEYHPLLTQKELHAYCKEHHIQLEAWSPLMQGNLDHPLLVELGQKYGKSPAQIVLRWDLENQVVTIPKSITPERIRQNADVFDFTLSSEDVEKITALNDNKRFGPDPDHFDF comes from the coding sequence ATGGCAACACATATCACAGATCATTCCGTTTTGAACAACGGGGTGAAGATGCCCTGGCTGGGTCTGGGTGTCTGGAAGGCAAAAGACGGAAACGAAACGTTGGCCGTCCGTTCCGCGATTGAGGCGGGTTATCGCAGTATAGACACGGCAGCTATCTACGGCAACGAAGCCGGCGTAGGCGAAGGAATCCGACAAGCCGGGATTGATCGCGATCAATTGTTCATTACGACTAAGGTGTGGAATGCGGATCAAGGCTACGAGTCAACGCTGAGTGCTTTTGATGAAAGTATGAAAAAGTTGGGTACCGATACGCTGGATTTGTACCTGATTCACTGGCCCGTAAAAGGCAAGTATGTAGATACATGGAGGGCCTTGGAAAAGCTGTACCGCGATGGATATGTACGTGCGATTGGCGTCAGTAATTTTCATAGCCACCATCTCGAGGATTTACGCCAACATAGCGAGATCATTCCAGTTGTCAACCAAGTCGAGTATCATCCATTGCTGACCCAAAAAGAATTGCATGCGTATTGCAAAGAGCACCACATTCAACTAGAGGCATGGAGCCCGTTGATGCAAGGAAATCTCGATCACCCTCTCTTGGTAGAATTGGGACAAAAATATGGCAAGTCGCCTGCACAAATTGTGCTTCGCTGGGATTTGGAAAACCAAGTGGTCACGATTCCGAAGTCGATCACACCAGAGCGGATTCGCCAGAACGCAGATGTTTTTGACTTCACTCTCAGTTCAGAGGATGTAGAAAAAATCACTGCCTTGAATGACAACAAGCGTTTTGGGCCAGACCCAGATCATTTTGATTTTTAA
- a CDS encoding putative baseplate assembly protein: MLPSKNLDDRHFEEIVEQAKNAIPKLQPEWGDHRHHDPGITLLEMFAWLTEMQQYYLNRITEKNESKFLQLMGVHPKNRSCATTDVTFFDVSEEAILPEKMRLFAGNLPFETEHSLVLVPASLERVLVHTESGTADVSSSNAHNGVSYFAFGQEPKIGNKIYLGFDRPLPVGKAVSIGLRLVEDYPVPIVPLTPTSLFVPSATLEWEYYGQNERTQEMGWSPLPRVSDETMNLSFSGRVLIELEGAMKPLMLYPANDRPRFWLCATLRTGRFELAPRMEKIELNTVSVIQRETLSQVWEFDGTDQVDQTIVLASSLLYEGTVEVQCKKGRHWQSGWDQDEPDQTDTGVFSFHVSRDPEQGATMIRFGSAMPEGSKNIRVIAYRSDFAGQQFIGESSGLPHQVFRLNVQSILPETFVIQVARQVEGSPFHVWEDWSLVTNFDRSGPQDRHFILNDSDGAEIAFGNNEHGAIPERLEGMAGIRIISCQTGQGEKGNVQGGQITRFLPLASQRTTAQVTNPRPASEGSERETIDQAKHRMRMEWKKPQRAVTAEDYEAIALSTPGLRVARAKAIPLYKVGEMGASEQNAAAQMTVVIVPFSDQPTPLPSEGFLRTVCHQLEQRRLLTTEVHVAAPAYIKVTVFATIVVEPAFADKKQIVLQALKQYLTPLNVQDSSTHQGKGWEFGRPVYKSDLYEVLNQIEGVLYVTDLWVSAEGTGIIRDEGGDIQIPLHALVYSGEHVLELVVDRER; the protein is encoded by the coding sequence ATGCTTCCATCCAAGAATCTGGATGATCGCCACTTTGAAGAGATCGTAGAACAAGCAAAAAACGCGATCCCTAAGCTGCAGCCAGAGTGGGGTGATCACCGTCATCACGATCCGGGCATTACGCTTTTGGAGATGTTCGCGTGGTTAACGGAAATGCAGCAATATTATCTCAACCGGATAACGGAAAAGAACGAAAGTAAATTTTTACAGCTCATGGGTGTACACCCAAAGAACCGGTCATGTGCGACGACGGATGTAACGTTTTTCGACGTGTCAGAAGAAGCGATCCTTCCGGAGAAGATGAGATTGTTCGCGGGGAATCTTCCTTTCGAGACGGAACATTCGCTTGTTCTGGTACCGGCCAGCCTGGAGCGTGTTCTGGTTCATACAGAAAGCGGAACGGCGGATGTGAGTTCATCCAATGCGCATAACGGTGTTTCCTACTTCGCATTTGGCCAGGAACCAAAGATAGGGAACAAGATTTACTTAGGCTTTGATCGACCGCTGCCAGTGGGGAAGGCAGTCTCCATCGGATTGCGCCTGGTTGAGGACTATCCTGTTCCAATTGTCCCGCTTACACCCACATCGCTTTTCGTTCCATCGGCCACTCTCGAGTGGGAGTACTATGGACAGAACGAACGCACGCAAGAAATGGGATGGAGTCCGTTGCCACGAGTCTCGGATGAAACGATGAATCTCTCCTTCTCAGGACGAGTCCTGATCGAGCTTGAAGGGGCAATGAAGCCGCTCATGCTTTACCCCGCCAATGATCGGCCTCGATTTTGGCTCTGTGCGACATTGCGTACCGGTCGATTCGAATTGGCTCCTCGCATGGAAAAAATCGAGCTTAATACCGTGAGCGTCATCCAACGCGAAACCCTCAGTCAGGTATGGGAGTTTGACGGGACCGATCAAGTGGATCAGACGATCGTCCTTGCAAGCTCGCTATTGTATGAAGGCACTGTGGAGGTTCAATGCAAAAAGGGGCGTCATTGGCAAAGTGGATGGGATCAAGATGAACCAGACCAAACCGATACAGGTGTATTTTCTTTTCACGTTTCCCGCGACCCAGAACAGGGCGCGACGATGATTCGTTTTGGAAGTGCAATGCCTGAGGGCAGCAAAAATATTCGGGTTATCGCGTATCGGAGCGACTTTGCAGGGCAGCAGTTCATTGGAGAAAGCAGTGGATTGCCACATCAAGTGTTTCGGCTGAATGTCCAATCGATCTTGCCAGAAACGTTTGTCATTCAGGTGGCGCGTCAGGTCGAAGGCAGTCCGTTTCATGTTTGGGAAGACTGGTCGCTGGTCACCAATTTTGACCGATCGGGACCACAGGACCGCCATTTTATCCTGAATGATTCGGACGGGGCAGAAATTGCGTTTGGCAACAATGAGCACGGAGCTATTCCTGAAAGGCTGGAAGGCATGGCGGGCATTCGGATCATCTCTTGTCAGACAGGCCAAGGTGAGAAGGGGAATGTGCAGGGAGGTCAAATTACCCGATTCCTACCGCTCGCCAGTCAGCGAACCACCGCGCAGGTGACAAATCCCCGTCCAGCCAGTGAGGGAAGCGAGCGCGAAACGATCGATCAAGCCAAACACAGGATGAGAATGGAATGGAAAAAACCGCAGCGGGCCGTTACAGCAGAAGATTATGAGGCCATCGCGCTCTCGACACCCGGATTGCGTGTGGCCCGCGCGAAGGCAATCCCTCTGTATAAAGTAGGGGAAATGGGGGCTTCCGAGCAAAACGCAGCCGCTCAAATGACTGTTGTCATCGTCCCGTTCAGCGACCAGCCGACACCACTGCCAAGTGAAGGCTTCCTGCGGACCGTTTGCCACCAATTGGAACAGCGAAGGCTGCTGACGACAGAAGTCCATGTGGCCGCTCCAGCCTATATCAAAGTGACCGTTTTCGCGACAATCGTGGTGGAGCCTGCGTTTGCAGACAAAAAGCAGATCGTGCTACAGGCACTGAAGCAGTATTTGACGCCATTGAATGTCCAAGATTCTTCGACTCATCAAGGAAAAGGATGGGAATTTGGTCGGCCTGTTTATAAAAGCGATCTCTACGAGGTGTTAAACCAGATCGAGGGTGTGCTGTACGTGACGGATTTGTGGGTTTCCGCGGAGGGCACAGGCATCATCAGAGATGAAGGGGGAGATATTCAGATTCCGCTCCATGCGCTGGTGTACTCAGGAGAGCATGTTCTGGAGCTTGTTGTGGATAGAGAAAGATAG
- a CDS encoding phage tail protein: protein MNRFFSLNNPSDWQRGAWYNLHVSNEGIALNKSPEYVIDHVHLAGTTHHSRLLDFAIARVGSLLWLDESGHITHYDDSNNFKETVFRAGRGLFSKDSFLAADDEYVYIIDPEARRKVGAYSIANGQCVWSWEEGEGQRLFPLDAGLDEEGHLYITTPVVVDQANERKEITAGTQVVVLRLNRAGKIDATYAHAELKVTETATLREIRRRRLFRLSVAESGKAYLFLAQTNQVFRFSSEGADVCTLAIPSGTKPAGFAVGPGPILYVGDSRSIDSAHDHTRFILRFQPTGEALAPLTNYHGRADKLVFDKQQRLYVWDAQKNVLTMLRLVSRTSNLDETGIPMGIYFSRALDSAEFETVWHKFTLDADIPKETQLLISTFSSDRKEHVLHGAVHNLDDFLLSPDMDWKTKLQRTSNLWSEPVINASDALLHSAKGRYLWLKIEWLGTDRHSPLLKQMRIYSPRDTFLRYLPATYQSEPASADFLERFLSLFGTFYLELEEQIDTISRLFDPDTTPGEFVPWLASWMGMGREEHWTEAQRRELIRRAPELYAERGTRAGLEKMVELYTGERPMIVEYFQIRDMKAIPELHELISSLYMDHPYQFCLIVSQECAKTEREQSVLQKILEDQKPAFTEAKLIVLRPGIYADLHSYVGINSYLTEPSFLTLDQNLSMPYNTVLSGKDRSRRIDYDTRIGLDAELE, encoded by the coding sequence ATGAATCGTTTCTTTTCCCTGAACAATCCGTCCGATTGGCAGCGGGGGGCCTGGTATAACCTTCACGTCTCCAACGAGGGGATCGCGCTGAATAAATCGCCCGAATATGTGATCGATCATGTGCATCTGGCTGGGACGACACATCACTCTCGACTCTTGGATTTTGCGATTGCACGAGTTGGCTCGTTACTTTGGCTGGATGAAAGCGGGCATATCACGCATTACGATGACAGCAACAACTTCAAGGAGACTGTGTTTCGCGCTGGACGCGGGTTGTTTTCCAAAGACTCGTTTCTCGCCGCTGATGATGAATACGTGTACATCATCGACCCCGAAGCGAGGCGAAAAGTCGGAGCGTATTCCATAGCCAACGGCCAGTGTGTTTGGAGCTGGGAAGAGGGGGAAGGACAGCGGCTTTTTCCTTTGGATGCAGGGCTGGATGAAGAAGGACATCTTTACATCACGACACCCGTGGTTGTAGATCAAGCCAACGAACGGAAGGAAATCACGGCGGGAACACAAGTCGTCGTCCTTCGGCTGAATCGGGCAGGCAAGATAGACGCTACATACGCGCATGCGGAATTGAAAGTAACAGAGACAGCTACACTCCGTGAGATCAGGCGAAGAAGGTTGTTTCGCCTGTCCGTTGCCGAATCGGGCAAGGCCTATCTATTTTTGGCACAGACGAATCAAGTGTTTCGGTTCTCTTCGGAAGGCGCCGATGTGTGCACCCTGGCGATCCCATCCGGAACCAAGCCCGCGGGATTTGCAGTGGGTCCAGGTCCCATTCTCTATGTGGGTGATAGTCGTTCCATTGATTCGGCTCATGATCATACCCGATTCATTTTGCGTTTTCAACCAACGGGAGAAGCACTTGCGCCATTGACCAACTACCACGGACGTGCAGACAAGCTCGTTTTTGACAAGCAGCAACGTTTGTATGTTTGGGACGCGCAGAAAAATGTTCTGACCATGTTGAGGCTCGTCTCGCGGACGTCCAACCTGGATGAGACCGGAATACCGATGGGTATCTACTTCTCTCGTGCATTGGATAGCGCGGAATTTGAAACGGTGTGGCATAAATTCACGCTGGATGCAGACATACCAAAAGAAACGCAATTACTCATCTCGACATTTTCTTCTGATCGAAAAGAGCATGTGCTTCATGGAGCCGTACACAATCTGGATGATTTTTTGCTGTCACCCGACATGGACTGGAAAACCAAGCTGCAAAGGACGTCCAATTTATGGTCGGAGCCGGTAATCAACGCTTCAGATGCGTTGCTTCATTCAGCAAAAGGCCGCTATTTATGGCTCAAAATCGAATGGCTCGGTACTGACCGTCACTCCCCGTTGCTCAAGCAGATGCGGATTTACTCGCCGCGCGACACATTTTTGCGGTATCTGCCAGCGACTTATCAAAGTGAACCTGCCAGTGCTGATTTTTTGGAGCGCTTCCTCTCCCTTTTCGGGACGTTTTACTTGGAGCTGGAGGAACAGATTGATACCATCTCGCGGTTGTTCGATCCTGATACGACACCTGGCGAATTTGTCCCTTGGCTCGCTTCCTGGATGGGGATGGGCAGGGAAGAGCATTGGACAGAGGCACAGCGCCGAGAGCTGATTCGTCGCGCGCCAGAGCTGTACGCAGAGCGGGGCACTCGTGCGGGCTTGGAAAAGATGGTCGAGCTGTATACCGGGGAGCGCCCGATGATCGTTGAGTATTTTCAAATCAGGGACATGAAGGCGATCCCTGAGCTGCACGAGCTAATCTCTTCCTTGTACATGGATCATCCGTATCAATTTTGCCTGATCGTTTCGCAGGAATGCGCGAAAACAGAGCGGGAGCAGTCGGTTCTGCAAAAGATTTTGGAAGATCAAAAGCCTGCTTTTACAGAGGCGAAGCTGATCGTTCTGCGCCCGGGCATCTACGCCGACCTCCATAGCTACGTGGGGATTAATTCTTATTTGACGGAGCCGTCATTCCTTACGCTCGATCAAAATTTATCGATGCCATACAACACGGTGCTAAGCGGGAAGGACCGCAGCAGACGAATCGATTATGACACGAGGATTGGTCTGGATGCAGAGCTGGAGTAA
- a CDS encoding IclR family transcriptional regulator, translated as MEEEQKANVRAVDRALDILLCFTDATDLGLSEIASRLSLHKSTVHRLLATLENKGFLIRDVQTEKYRLGFRVWELSANLSQNDDPAILLLPEMERLRDLVEETISLYVRDGNERIRVQAVQSKQPIRRVAPIGARMPLTVGASSKVLIAYAEPFILQEVISDPNWPDYVNKESFIEQLDQIRKQGFATSVEERELGTAAVAVPIFNRNGQLVASIAASGPSNRLTPEKMSQYAPYIMEAAYRMGKMMK; from the coding sequence ATGGAAGAAGAACAAAAAGCAAACGTTCGAGCAGTCGATCGGGCTTTGGATATCCTGCTCTGTTTTACGGACGCTACGGATCTGGGCCTGAGCGAGATAGCGAGTCGACTCTCCTTGCATAAAAGTACTGTGCATCGTTTGCTGGCAACGCTGGAGAACAAAGGGTTTCTGATACGGGATGTTCAGACAGAGAAGTATCGACTTGGGTTTCGGGTTTGGGAGTTATCCGCCAATTTGTCGCAAAACGATGATCCAGCGATATTGCTGCTGCCGGAGATGGAGCGATTGCGGGATTTGGTGGAGGAAACGATCAGTCTGTACGTGCGGGATGGAAACGAGCGGATACGCGTACAGGCAGTCCAAAGCAAGCAGCCGATTCGCAGGGTGGCACCAATCGGGGCGCGTATGCCACTCACGGTGGGGGCATCCAGCAAAGTACTTATTGCATATGCAGAGCCGTTCATTTTGCAGGAAGTCATCAGCGACCCGAATTGGCCTGACTATGTGAACAAGGAGTCTTTTATTGAGCAATTGGATCAAATCAGGAAGCAAGGCTTCGCTACTAGCGTGGAGGAACGGGAGCTGGGGACAGCAGCCGTAGCCGTCCCGATATTCAACCGCAACGGACAATTGGTAGCGTCTATTGCGGCGTCGGGTCCTTCCAACCGCCTGACTCCTGAAAAAATGAGCCAATACGCTCCTTACATCATGGAAGCCGCCTATCGGATGGGAAAAATGATGAAATAG